The Streptococcus sp. DTU_2020_1001019_1_SI_AUS_MUR_006 sequence GGGAAGCGTTTGCATCTTTGTGGTCCAAAATAGACGTTTTTTCCTCAGCTTGGCTGGTTTCTGTAGTAGCTGGGTTCGCACTAATAGCGCTTACATTTTCTTGTGTGCCAAGACTAGTTTCAGCTGCAGCTACAGAAGGTGTTGTTAAAGCAAGGAGGATAAAGCTTGCTCCAATAAGGACAGAGCCAGTTCCGTTTTTCAGAGAACGGATACTGTAAACCATTTTTTTATCTGGTTGAGATGACGTGTTTTTCATAGACACTCTCCTATCATTTATTTCTATCCTAGTATAGCATGGAGTAAAATTTTATGCAATCGTTTTCTTTTGTTTTGTAGGTGAGAAATCAGACTAGGTGAAAAATCATCCTCCATTAAAATCAAAGCCCCTTTTTGTTGATAGTCTACTGAAGAAATATCCTAGCTTAAGTATAAACATTGAAATTGACCAGCTAATCAGTAGATCTTGCTATATTCTAGCAAAGTAAGGAAAAGTCTTTTGTTAGACAAAAATATATATGCTTGCGTAGCTAAATAAAATCTGAACAAATTTACTAGAGAAGTTAAGTCAATTTCTAGCAATTTTTTAGAATTCACAATGCAGAGTAGATTGAATCTAGAACAGTACACTATGACTGCTAAAAATATTTCTAGAAATAAGTTTGACTTTCCTAATCGAATTGTTCATATCTTATTTGAATCTACTATAGTGTTTTCTATTTAATCTGCTACACAACAAAATTATAGTATATTGAATCTAGAACAGTACATTAAGGCTGCTAAAAATATTTTTAGAAATAAGTTTGACTTTCCTAATCGAATTGTTCATATCTTATTTGAATCTACTATAGTGTTTTCTATTTAATCTGCTACACAACAAAATTATAGTATATTGAGTCTAGAATAGTACACTACGACTGCTAAAAATATTTCTAGAAATAAGTTTGACTTTCCTAATCGAATTGTTCATCCCTTATTTCAATCCACTATGTTGTAAATGAGCAGAAATTTATCAATAAGTGCGAATCCATTGTTGAAAGTAATACTCAATGAAAATCAAAGAGCAAACTAGGAAACTAGCCGCAGGTTGCTCAAAACACTGTTTTGAGGTTGTGGATAAAACTGACAAAGTCAGCTCAAAGCACTGCTTTGAGGTTGCAGATGGACGTTGACGCGGTTTGAATTTAGTATAAAAACGCATAATATCAAGTTTTTAAGATGCCTGACATTATGCGTTTATATCTATTTTAGCCTGCTTACTTGGTCATAAAACAGAGGCTATTTTGAAAGTTTACCAATGGAAAGAGTATTGAGTTCATTGACGACTTGTAGATTAGCCATACGGCCTACGTTCATGACTTTCGGATGAACCAATCCTTCAATATCAAAGTTTGTAATGATGGCATCGTAACCCGCTTCCATGATTTCATTGACATTGAGTGTCGCTTTATCCCATGTTTCAAAGTGAATGTTTTTAGAGGTGTAAAATTGATAGAGTGAAATCAAAGCCTGAGGATGGGCAAAGTCAAACTCACTCAAAACAAGAACACGAACCTTGGTTTGGTGCTTTAGGAGTTGTTCCATTAGATCAGTTGCGTGGGTTAAAAGAGTATAGACTAAATGGAGTACAGCGTGAAGTTGCTCCTTTTGTCCCAAGCTAGACTTATAGCGCATCATTTCAAAACTAGCTGCTTCGTAAAAATCTGGGAAGAACTTTTTAATCTTATTCAGTGCATAAGATTTGTTATGAGAAATGATAGATTCTGAGTTGATTTCTTGACGCTCTAGAAATGCAGTGTTATGCAAGTGCCAAATCAATTGATCGGTATTTGAAAAGTGGACATCAAACTGTCGGGTAAGATTGTCGAGGACATCTCGAGCTGAGTGATAGGAGTGATCGACTTTCTCATTGTCTTTCCGCGCCTCTAGGAAATCCTCGACCGTGAAGAAAATCCCCTCTTGAGTATAGGAGCTGAAAATTTGGTCAATGGTTGTAAAATCGAGTGTGATTCCAAGACGATCACCAAGAGATTGCAATTCCTGCTGGAAGTTTGAAAGTTGACTAAAAATAGGGCGAAGAGAGTCAAACTCGATTTCCCCTTTAGGTCTCGGTAAAATCTTTGCTCGATGGAGATTGACTGCAATTTGTGTCTTCAGCTGAAACATATTTTGGTAGGTGATAGGATAGCCTGTGACCTTGACAAAAAAAGTCACAAATTCATCCACATCTTCAGAAGAGAAAGGAAATGGCCATTTGAAGAAACCATAGGCTTCATGGAAATATTGGGCAAAAAAGAAGCGAATGTCTCTTTCGTCTCCAATAATTGAAATAGGGGTCACCTTGAGCTTGAATTTATATTTTGACTGCAGAATATTATTGATTTCAGCAACCTTCTTACGAAGTGAGGGAAGAGAAATATCAAGCGTTTCAACTAGGTGCTCGAAAGTAAATGGTTCTTCTAATAGGAAGAAAGCTTTGAGTACCTGAAAATTAACAGACTCTTGCAAAATGTGTCTATAAATTCGCTCAATACCAAAGTTCTGTTCGTTCGTTAGTCGGATACCAGCAGTTGATGATAAAATATCAAAGCAAGAAAGTTGCTCGCGCATTTCTTTGATATCGCTTTTGATGATGCGTCCATTCAGATCTAGAATATCAGCCAAGGTGTCAATATGAATCCATTCTTGGTTCTCAAATAAGTATTCTAGAATTTTTAATTGTCTCTGTTCTTTGTGAGATAATAGTTCTCTCATGGGAAATACTCCTTGAAAATATAAAGTATTATAAACAAAAAAAGATAAAAAAATTATCAGGGCTTTTCTCTATTATAGCATGTTTTCGAAAAAAACTTTTAAAAATCGTTTATAAATTATCAAATTTTATAATAATTTTACTAAAAAAAGAGTAAATTTGGAAATGATTTGTACCTAGGATTTTTTTTTTTTCTAAACAAACAAAGTGATTGACTGTTTTGCCTCTATATTTTATAATGGTAACGTATGTAAAACACATGCGACTCTAATAAAAAATAAATAGGAGATAAGAATGTATTTTAATCGTAAAAATGCAGAGCAGAAGAACTGGCGTATGATTAAAAAAGGAAAACATTTCCTTTTTGGTTGTTCGCTTGTTTTTGCGGTCGGAGCTAGCTTAGCTACTCAAACGGTCCATGCAGACACAGCATCGGAATCTACAGTTGAGAGTGGCTCAAAAGCTAAAGAGGCTAAGCCTGGATATGGTGGAGAAACGGGGACTTATGAAGCTCCTGCTGCTGTGGCAGAGACTCAGCCAGCAACAGTTGAAAAAGCAGTGGTAGCGGAAAACACTACTGCTAAAACAGCTAACAAAGAAGCTTTGACCCAGTTGGTCGAAGAAGTGAAAGGCTTGGACAAAGCAGGAAAGACAGAAGACTCTCTTTCTCGCTTGAACACAGCACTTGAACAAGCACAAAATGTTTTGGCAAATGCAGAAGCTAGCCAAGACCAAGTGGATGCAGAGTACACTGCTCTTGAAAAAGCGCTAGCTCAACTTGTTGAAAAAGAAGCTAAAGAAGCGAAAACTGAAGCAACAAGTGAGGTTACAACTGAGGAAGCAGCGCCAGCAGAACCAGTTCGTTCAAGAAGAGGAAAACGTGATCTAGGGTCATCACGTGCAGCAAACCGTTCAGTTGACGGATCAGTCGCTGAAGGTGAATTTGCTGGTGCGGGTGTCAAGCAGTTTCAGTCAGTTCGCTACAGTGTGGATGGAGACACAACAACTTGGACAATTAGTGTTGTACCGCAGCATAAGAATCACCAAGCTGCTGGCTTGGTGGTCGCATCAGATGATACAATTCAAAGTATTACTGTCGTAGATCGTGGGCCTAATGCTGGACGTCTGAATGAGGATTATTACGTTGAGAAAGATTTTGGAAAGCTCCCTGCTATGAGCAATCACAAAGCTTTGGCGTCTCATTATAAATACATTGGTGGAGGAGTTCCTGATTCGCTTACCTATAGTGTAGTGACTAAAGGGACCCGTCACAATCTGTTTGCTCGTTTTGCAACAGCTATTGTAAAAAACTCACTAGAAAATGGTGGGATGAATGGTTCATCAGCTGTTAAAAATCGTACTTCAGACTTCCCAGAAGTCGGTATCAATCTTTCATCAAGACTTGCACCACAACCAGGAGTCAACAACACCTACACCCAAACAAATGACACGATTACAGTGCCTACTATAGCTTCTACAGATACAGTCTTGACAGGTACAGGAACACCAGGTGCCCGCATCAATATTAAGAGTGAGGGTAAAACTGTTAATGATAGTACCGTAGTTGGACAGAACGGACAGTGGTCATTCCCAATTACTATTGGTTTGAATAGTAACGTTACTGGTGGGGCACAGCTGGTTCCTGGGAGTCAAATCAGCGTTAGCCAAACAGTTGGTGGAGTAGAAAGTGCTGCTACACCTGTAAACGTCTCTCTAGGTCACTCAGAGATCGTTCCATCATCTAAATCAAAACAACAAAATAATCTTGTTGAAAATGATAGAAACGTTACCTTGAAAGTACCGCATGATGCAGGAGCAGCTTATTTCAAATTTACGGACGCAGATGGCAATGCTCGAGAAGTTGTGCTTAAACGTGATGCTGTTCCAGGCAACTGGCAAGTAACAAACAGTGCACTTGCAAGTGTTGCTTCAAGTGATCAAGGAGCCCACTACTCAACGATCAACTTGACCTTGAACAAAGATATGAAAGCTGGAACAACAGCACGAGTTATCTCTAACATGAAAGAAGGCAGCTACTCAAGTCTTCAAGGATGGCAATCACGTGACGTTGAAGAAGCTCCAAAAGAAGAGACTCCAGCACCACAGCCACAGCCACAACCACAACCACAACCAGAACCATCAAAACCAAACACTCCAGCAGTGGATAGCGCAACTGCAACTAGTGGTCCAGAAATTGTCAATGACTTGGCAGGTAAAGCAAGTACACCAGCTGATGTAACAGTGAAAGCACCAGCAGGTTCAACTGTTAAACTTTACAACAAAGATGGCGTTGTGATCGGTGAAGCGGTAGCTAACGATCAAGGTGTAGCAACTGTTCACCCTACAAACAGCCTTCCTGAAGGAGAGATTACTGCGACTTCAACACCAGCAGGTGGAACAGAGTCAGCTAAGAGTGCACCGATTACAGTTACAAAAACACCAGTGACTGGTGAAGGTGGAGGAGTTAGTGGTGATAGCTACACTCAACTTATGGTTACAGCGAAACATATTACAGTTTACCCAGGTGATCCTGTCAATGTGACAATTCAAGCAGCAGCATCACCGTCAGTTCAAAAATTTTGGATTCCTAATAATCCTTATTTGGCAACAGGACTAGAATATGTGGGTGATCCTAGTGGTGGTTTCCTGACTACAGCTGGCTCAAATACTTATAGACAGCGTAAGGTGTACTATCGTGGGAACGTTGCTATGACGCAGGCTGCAGGCAGTCGCACTGCTACCTATGCTGTTCAAAATAAAAATGGGAAAGTAGTAACGAGAAATCTTACGATTACAGTCCTCGAGTCAGCTAAGAAGTATGAACCTGTTGCAGGTACAAAAGTAGAAGTTGCTGATCCTAACAAGCTTAGTGAAGATGACAAAAACAAGATTATCGACTCAGTTAAAACTGCTAACTCAAGTCTTCCAGCAGATGCGGCATACAGTGTAGATGAAAAAGGGAACCTTACCATCACTTATCCTGATAAATCAACAGATAAGATTGCAGCAGCATACTTGGTTACACCTGCAAAAGACACCACAGCACCAGACCAACCAGTTGTGAACACAGACCTTACAGGAAAAGCAGGTACTAAGACTCCGGTTGAGGTTACTGCAGAAAAAGGTTCAACTGTTGCCCTTTACGATAAAGATAACAACAAAATCGGTGAAGCAACTGCAGGAGAAAATGGCAAAGCTACAATCACACCAACAGTTGATATTCCAGCAGGTGCTGTAACAGCCAAAGCAACTGATGCGGCAGGTAATACATCAGTAGCAAGTGATCCTAAAGTTGCGACAGATACAACAGCTCCAGCGAAACCAGTAGTGAATACAGATCTAACAGGTAAAGCAGGAACTAAGACACCAGTTGAAGTAAGCGCAGAACCAGGCTCAACTGTTGCCCTTTACGATAAAGACGGCAACAAGATTGGTGAAGGAACAGCTGGTAGCAATGGTAAAGTAACAATTACTCCAAAAGTTGATATTCCAGCAGGTCCTGTAACAGCCAAAGCAACTGATGCAGCAGGTAATGAATCAAAACCAAGTGATGCTAAAGTTGCGACAGATACAACAGCTCCAGCGAAACCAGTAGTGAATACAGATCTAACAGGTAAAGCAGGAACTAAGACACCAGTTGAAGTAACTGCAGAAAAAGGTTCAACCGTAGCCCTTTACGATAAAAACAACAACAA is a genomic window containing:
- a CDS encoding M protein trans-acting positive regulator PRD domain-containing protein, coding for MRELLSHKEQRQLKILEYLFENQEWIHIDTLADILDLNGRIIKSDIKEMREQLSCFDILSSTAGIRLTNEQNFGIERIYRHILQESVNFQVLKAFFLLEEPFTFEHLVETLDISLPSLRKKVAEINNILQSKYKFKLKVTPISIIGDERDIRFFFAQYFHEAYGFFKWPFPFSSEDVDEFVTFFVKVTGYPITYQNMFQLKTQIAVNLHRAKILPRPKGEIEFDSLRPIFSQLSNFQQELQSLGDRLGITLDFTTIDQIFSSYTQEGIFFTVEDFLEARKDNEKVDHSYHSARDVLDNLTRQFDVHFSNTDQLIWHLHNTAFLERQEINSESIISHNKSYALNKIKKFFPDFYEAASFEMMRYKSSLGQKEQLHAVLHLVYTLLTHATDLMEQLLKHQTKVRVLVLSEFDFAHPQALISLYQFYTSKNIHFETWDKATLNVNEIMEAGYDAIITNFDIEGLVHPKVMNVGRMANLQVVNELNTLSIGKLSK